The Podarcis raffonei isolate rPodRaf1 chromosome 7, rPodRaf1.pri, whole genome shotgun sequence nucleotide sequence CTATTGAAGACCTATATAGCTTACTGGAGGACTCCAGTAATGACCAGAAAGAAAGGCTAGTGTGATGCCCtcaagttaattttttttaatgtagaggCAAGAATACACATCCCTTGGCCACCTCTGAATTTCTTTAAAGTTAGAAAgatgggaaaacccactcttcctGTAAGGGATTATTATTTAGGAAAGTGAATCCTTTTGACTTTCCCACCACCCCCGGACCTATTTGTCTACTATTTGGGAGACTTAATCCACACTATAGGGATTCTTGTGCCAGCAGATTTCATCCAGTTTGGCCCAAAGGGAAGTTATTAAGTTTAGATTCCCTGTTATAGCGCATGAGGAATCAGAGATTGTTTTATACAGAATAGCTCATTAGCTGAATTCAGATTGGAAAAAGAACATAGAGTGGCTCAAAAACAGACCAGAATTGTGAATCTTGGGGCccaaatgttttcatttttaaccAAGAGACGGCATCCTTTTACATTCTCTTTAAATGAAAGCTGagggaaaataaaatatagaTCAAATGTTACATAATAGCACCTTCAGCTCTACAAAACAACACCCACTACTCACAGTGGCCTAATTTCTAATTAGGTAACCTCATGCCTCAGCACAGCACTAATTTATTCAACTAAATTGGTAGCCGTAGATTGTGGACCCTTTGGTCAGGGACCCTTGTTGTTGAGGCTACAAGCCTAACCATATATATTTAGAAGCAAGTACTgtaccattgaattcaatggagcttactcccagctaagtggGGTTAGAATTGCAGTCCTGGTCTGAGTCTTACAGGAAGGTATTCACATGCTGAATGGTAGCAATGGGGAGTGTAAACATATTTTTTCCTGTCCACaaaatttccccctctttctacaTTGGCATTTACAATCATGGGAAGAAGAAAGGGCATCTTCTTTGAATTCTGTAGCTTTCTGAAGACATAAAAACAATCTCCTGTTCTTTAGCAGGACTCAAAATTGGataaatacaacctcagatggACAACAACACATGACGTTTACGTCGAGTCACCGCCCAACTACGCTTCTGCTCCTGGTAAATtccccatttcctttcctttccttctttttgggggtgggtgggggtgggtgaggAGGGACAATTTCCCTATTCAAAAACCGACCCTTCCAGCATTTGGAAGGGGAAACTATATGGACCTCCCCTTCTCAGCCGAGGAGGAGGAAGTTTCCGTGCCACTCTATCCCCCGAGTCACCGCCTCTCTCTATggttcctccccctccccgctccaGGTCCTCCGGCCTGTGCCTTACCCAGCGTGCACCGCGGCGGAAGAGAGTGACGACAATAACAAacagcggcggcggcgagggcTGCGCGTAAAGCGAGCGGGGGGCCCTGCGAAGGAGCGCCCGGAATCCCCGGCTGTGTGGCTTCCCCTCCCCGCGCGCCACCTCCGCGTCTCTCTCACTCCCTGTTCCTGTCAGggagccccgccgccgccgccgcctcccctccCGCTCTTGTCCTCCGGGCGGCGGCGCCTGAGGTTGCCCTGTGGAGCCGCAgcgaagggggggaggaggaggagcttccgCGGCCGCCGGTCACCGGCGCGGGATGGTGCGCGGGGCCGCCCAGCTGTTGCTGCCGCTGGCGCCGCCGCTGCTGTTTGGCTCTCCTTCGGGTACGTCGGGAAAAGGGCGCGGTGGGGGAGCTAGGCGGCCGCGGCAGTTGCTGCTGTCGCCGGGGCGACCAAGGCccgccttccttctcctcccttcgGCAGGGGAGGGGCGAGGACCCTCTTTTCGTGGTGGGGGTGGGCGCACCCGCTTGCGAGGGCGGAGCCGCCGCCACCCCCTcagtcggggtggggtggggggttatcTCCGTCCGTGGGCTAAAGAACCTCGAGGTTTGGGGGCTGAGAGCTGGGGCTCTCCTCGTCTCCCTCTCCGCCTCCGGCCCGCGTAGCTCGGAAGGGGGACCGGCTCGTCCTGAAGTTAACTCCGAGGGGGGATGACTCAGCCCATCTGCGCTTCTCGCAGCCCCGCCCACAGCACCTTGTTGCGAAAAAGGAGGCAGTGTGCTCCGAGGGGGTGGCTGgggtggttttgttttcttctttcctcACCCAGGACAGCAGGCTTATTACCTAAAGCTTTCATTCGCACGGATGCTAGCGAAGGATTTCTAGTTTTTTTTTATCTTGCTCCATCTCCTCCACACCcaactttccctccccccttccttttgcGCTGAAGGCCCTGTGTGAATGCAAAGTCACATTGGGTCGGAATGGTCTTCTAAGTTAGGTGGGCTTGGCCCAAATTGActgtttgtgtgggtgggtgtcactGACTGGGTGATATTCACACAAACCAGGCAATTGCCTTTTTGTAGGCTTCACTTATGTTGTAGGTTTGAGCATGTTGACAAAATACACATAAGCATGCTGTTACAAGATGAAATTGTTTGGGACAATTAAATGGCAGTTTGGTAGATAAGCATAATAGAACATTGTATTTCATTGACACCATAATGTATTTCATTGACACCATAATGTATTTCATTGACACTGGGTCAGGTGAAAGTAGATTGGTTTAAGTGATATGTAGGTTATGCTGAACATGTTATGAAAAGTTGGTGTGTAGTGAATCactgtaatccttttttttaccATGAATACTACAAAAAGTATATTTTCTACTGTGAAGTGAAAGCTATTGGAACATCTGTCAGTGTGAGTAGCATTGCAACTGCTTGTATTTTTAACTTCGGACACTGGCTTCTAACTTCAGACACTGGCTTTGCAAAATTTGCTGCTATTTCTTTGTGTCCTTAAGTTTTGAAGCTTTGAGGTGCATTGTAGGTCTTTGCCAAATGTAGAATATGAAGAATAATAGCCTTCCCAATCAGTGTTAACAGCAAGCAGAGCAATCCAACACCCCCCTCCTCTTTATGCTGGGTGAGGGTTGCATTAGGTGGAGGTGTTCCTCTGCCCACCTCTTAGACCTTCTGCTGAGCGGGTGGCAAGCTGTCTGCTGTTGCTCAGTGATGTTGCGTCCCCACTTTCCACTGTGTCCACTGAGAGTGGCAGGGCTTCCATTGTGGCAGTGGCTCCACTGCTCTGCAAAACCCCATTGGTAGGAGATGGGAGTTTGGATTGTACTCTTTAAATTTAGTTTTATGAACCTGTGAAGCCTAGTGTGGTGTTCACATGAGTTCCAGTGATTGGTGTTTCTTTTTGTATAACTGTGTTTAGTTGATAAAATAATTAAGTCATTGGCAGTGtagacttaattttttttatttagagaGTAATCATCTTTCCTCCTGTATATAGTATTAAtttaagtattatttatttaagtttaAACCTACAGTAGGACTGGGCAATACCTGGTTTTGAGCACCATGATACATCCAGCAGCTAAACAtagcaatatattgatatatcatgatgtctgaaataaggatggaactatgtaaaGGCAAATAGTCCTACAATGTATTTGGGAAATCGAGAATTTAATGTGAACTGTCATAAGAAAAGTTCCCTGTCACAGTATTATCTTAATGTAACATAGAACAGTACATAGCAGTTACATAACCAACTACTGCTGTAGTACTAGCAGTTAGTGAATCTTAGGTGTATTAATAGGGCAAGGGCTGCATTCAAGTGTttcttggatttatttattttttaggggaAGGAACTTGCTTGTACCTGTGTGCTTATAGTTTATTGATCAGACATTTTAGTCTAGCGCTGAAGTAGAAAGTATTTAATATGTTGGTATTAAAGTATTCCCATGATACAGGAACACACCAGACAATGATATAGCCTGCATGAAATTATGGTTTCACAGTTGTGCCATGCTATAGGCTCCATTGGGCTCATAGTTTACATTAACTGTACTGATAGAGGGGTATAAGTATCATAGTTGTGAAGTATTTCACCTTAATTTGTGATGTACTTGTTTTTGAACAGCTCCAGTATATCATTATGAGAAGCTAATGCTCCATGTAAGGTGTTTTGTCCTATGTATTCTCTACTGGTTTGATTCTCATTAGGAGTCTTCATGGACACCCTATGTGGGTCTCCTTTATGGGGGTCTTATTGAGCAACCCTGTAGATACTTTCCTGAGAGTAAACCCCAGCACAACACTGACTTCTAAGTagatgtataggattgctctaCTGGTTTAATTTCAGTATGGATGGAGAGATGTTTTCATCCAACTTGTATCTGTCTTGATCCATAACtgctttggtgatttttaaaataatggttaTTATCAATGAAATTTCATGATGCTTACATTTTAAAGTTAAAATACGTTTACTGGTTGCAGTAGGAGAGTTTGGGATTACATGTAAATGAACTGTTAAAGAATTTAAACTCTGTTGGCATGGGGGAGGGAAGAAATTGTATCTATAAATCTTAAGAATCCATGCAAATGTGAATTGTTACTTGACAGAATACCTTATTTGTATAGTGTGGGTTTGCCAACTTTTTTTGACCACCAGGTGCGTTTGAATTTTAAGAGTTCTGGGGACACTAGTCACCAAATAGCTGCTagtaatacaaaatggctgcatgGCATAACACTAAATTAGAGAAACAGTGACCCCCAACAACCTTACGTTTACcatgggaagtcagctatgtcctgctGGTCCTGATTGTTGAGATTGTACAATatcaattttacacacacactgaTAGTGTTGTTTTCTAATAGAAATGGGAGCATTCCTcagtaccaggaaaaatatacaagGTGGCCACACCATACTGGACATTTTGcctcataactttctttctaggagggctagataCTTACTTTACTTACTTTCTTTAGTGAATTAGCATTCCAAACTCTCTTCACAACAGTTTTGCATATAGGCTGTTGTGTGCAAAATGCAGGCAAAGATCACAGATGATAATGTTGTGACTTGCTTGAGGTCAGTGAATAAATTCATAGCCTAGTGACAATTTTAAATTTAGTTTCCCAGCTCCAGTCTTATGCATTCACCCACGTCCACCCTGTCTAACAACACTATTTTTATGGAATCTATGCAGTTTTTTGTGTTCCACACAGCAAAGCAATATTCATAGCACATTTCATATTTTACTGTTGGGGGTAATGAAATTCCTGGCCTCCAGCTCTTAAAAATACATTGGCGTCTAGGATTTTTCCAGTTTTCTTTGAGTTTTTCTTGCTTCTGTTAAGACACGCCCTTGGTAAGAATGGTACAGACACTGTCCTGGACCACACAACACAATAAGCAAAATGATAGCTTACTTACTGAAACTGCCCAAATGTGGGCTCTGAGAGAGGAGTATGCAgctgcttttcttctcctgatcCTTTTTGCTGCTGTCCTGTGTTGAGCTAAGCCACGGTTTGTTATCAAACCAGGATTTGTGAGTTACACTCTCCTTGCTAACCACAGGCTGTAAccaatattttgttttttgtttttatttcttcttattttccttccttgtaAAAAATTGTCTCTTCCAGCCATTTTGTCCTTTTACCTGGTTTCAACCTGTAAGAGTACCCCTTGATCTTGCTTCTTGGCTGCTAAGTTTGCTCAGAAGCACTTGAATAGTGTATAAAAAGCTCTGTGGGTGTTCCAGGTACATAAAACTTAGCTGATTACCccaatctatatacagtggtgccccgcaagacgaatgccttgcaagacagaaaactcgctagacgaaagggttttccgttttttgagctgcttcgcaagacgaatttccctatgggcttgcttcgcaagacgtaaacgtcttgcaagtttgtttcctttttcttaacaccgttaatacagttgcgacttgacttcgaggagcaactcatagaacgcagtgtacatagtagccttttttgaggtttttaaagactttggtgatttttgaagcttttccaaaacttcttttgcagccatttggtaagttaagcttttaaaactttttttggggggtttggattttgggttggggtgtttggaattcaaggacttggtgttggggaggggtttgcaagaatctggaagcttgtgtgttttttttctgcatttttctgattttttgtgaccattggggcactctgctgttttttttaaaaaaatctggatttgaatttctgtgtgctgggtggctgggggaacagttggggaggggtttgcaagaatctggaagcttgttcccccccccctgcatttttatgattttctgtgaccattgggccactctgctgtttttaaaaaaaattctgggtttgaattttgaaatgctctttacagtatgtgtgactttaaagagcacttaataaactcttgttgtaccaaatttggctttgtttggactttttttgaccataggaacacattaattgattttcaatgcattcctatgggatttcgtgcttcgcaagacaaaaaattcgctagacgaaaaaattcacggaacgaattaatttcgtcttgcgaggcaccactgtactcgtgACACTCTGAAATAGAAGTGGCAAGTTAGAAGCTCTTTGAAGAAGCCATGCTGACTTGTCTTCAACAAGGCTTATGCTTTTAGGTGTTTTAATGTCCTAGTTTTAATCATGCTTTCTTCTAATTACTTAGAACTTCACGTAGGCATACTGGTCTGTAATTTGCTAGATTCCTTTTAAATACTGGCATTAATTACACTGATAGCCTTCTAACCCTCTGATTCTGGTTTTAATAAGTTGCATTCTTTGTGAAATTTTGGCACTTTTCACATTTGAGTTTGTAAAGAAGCCTTGGCTctggcatagacaaactcggccctccagatgttttgggactacaactcccatcatccctgatctctggtcctgttagctagggatgatgggagttgtagtcccaaaacatctggagggccaagtttgcctatgcctgtcttggATGAATGCTATCTTGCTCCAGTGATCTGTTAAACTTCTAATGTGACATTTAGCTTTATAATGAGATTGCTTAGCAGCTTTATTTGGCATGGCTCTTTCTTCCCCGAAAGGAGTGGTTTGACTGTGGAACTCTCATCAGCATTTTTTACAATGAAAACTAGTGGAAACAACacattttgttttgctgcagTCTCCAATCTTCTTACAGTTGTTCTTTCATTTGCTATCCAAGGTTCTTACTGCCTCTTTACTGGTTTCCTGCACTTAATATCTTAAGtgcttgtgggtgttttttttaatacccTTGTTCATCTTTTTTGCTTGCTTCAACTTGTGTTTGCCACAGTAAGCAGTCTGGTTAATTTACCTCTTTTGAACAGTGCTTCCATTTTTCTAAAAAAGACTCGTTGCAGTTTACGGTGTTCTTGACATTTAACCACATAGTCTCTTGGATTTGTTCCTATCCTTTCTATTTTATGTACttattttattggatttttattAAAGTGGTTTGAATAACCTCGAAGCTTTCTGGGACAATCTGGGCCTTCGTTATATCTCCAAACTGAGTTACTTTAAACAAATCATCTCCCATTTGGAGGGCTGCCTCTTCTGAAATGAAGTATAACTGTGCTGGACTTGCTAGGAAGTTTTCTGCTCATGTGCATATTGAATATGATAGAGTTGTAATTGCTCTTCAGAAGAAGTTTGGCAACACATCCTTGATCTGATTCAGGGCACTgctcaggattcaggcctcatctacactatacatttaaaacatactactttaaacagtcccaaagaatcctgggaagagtagtttgttaagggtgctaagagttgctaggagaccccattCGCTTCCAGAGCTACACTTTCAGTGGTTTAACGCTGGatgcttcttcccagggaactctgggaaccgaTGGAAATGAGTTGGGTGGAATGTGGTTGAAGGAGA carries:
- the LOC128417422 gene encoding uncharacterized protein LOC128417422, with protein sequence MLYFMDTSNSLLVLKAGGVFDNCSIAMQKTNAYGKLVKNHLEGETIWTSPSQPRRRKFPCHSIPRVTASLYGSSPSPLQVLRPVPYPACTAAEESDDNNKQRRRRGLRVKRAGGPAKERPESPAVWLPLPARHLRVSLTPCSCQGAPPPPPPPLPLLSSGRRRLRLPCGAAAKGGRRRSFRGRRSPARDGARGRPAVAAAGAAAAVWLSFGSLMLCVYFILLPKSNEENRWFCNPAVKDSGTSMQCLKVTVSSRRANISSLNS